In Geitlerinema sp. PCC 9228, one genomic interval encodes:
- a CDS encoding pentapeptide repeat-containing protein, whose protein sequence is MVASNPPWLPPTQIAENYPKKTIVQLQKEKDTMWKTLKSILSKRDSQRSNIDSDLPKTPMTAQDFRKRLEAGERRFERLLLANIDLRGLDLTNLVLTDSELIGCDLSYTCLLYANFSRSILDFSNAKHVFAEGSNFSEASLVGCNLSQAYAAHVNFSNANLSQSNFTWADLRGANLADANLSQVNLATANLDGANLENTAGKNMYLKMLRLSVGSSVIRRKSR, encoded by the coding sequence GTGGTTGCCTCCAACCCCCCGTGGTTGCCCCCAACCCAAATCGCTGAGAACTATCCCAAAAAAACCATTGTACAACTGCAAAAGGAGAAAGACACCATGTGGAAAACCTTAAAATCTATCTTGTCCAAAAGAGATTCCCAACGGTCCAATATTGATTCGGATTTACCCAAAACTCCCATGACGGCGCAGGATTTTCGGAAACGCTTGGAAGCGGGAGAACGACGGTTTGAACGGTTGCTGTTAGCCAATATCGATTTGCGAGGATTGGATTTGACAAATTTGGTTTTAACCGATAGCGAACTCATCGGCTGCGATTTGAGCTATACGTGCCTTCTCTATGCTAATTTTAGCCGCAGCATCCTTGATTTTAGCAATGCCAAACATGTGTTTGCCGAGGGAAGCAATTTTTCGGAAGCCAGTCTGGTTGGCTGCAATTTATCTCAGGCTTATGCTGCCCACGTGAATTTTAGCAATGCGAATTTGAGTCAATCCAATTTCACTTGGGCTGATTTGCGGGGTGCCAATTTGGCAGATGCGAATCTTTCCCAGGTGAATCTGGCGACGGCGAATTTAGATGGCGCGAATTTGGAGAATACGGCAGGTAAG
- a CDS encoding DUF1822 family protein → MNTQQFAQLVPIPPSIQEQIMKLGSQVQPERATEVCRRAIAVWVVSRYLNRFGYGCDYQQSSCWNVVTALLTDLADLEVFEGDRFLGMVECIPMASDAETLEIPEQAVMSDRIAYIAVETNADNTWGAILGFTPALEVEFPDLSIPREDLLSEEKLLDLLEMADPLAEESLFSELKSYWHRWDEEQRLAIVAQLERALLLESDESFQVESAAQELESLLAQSAETEEKEEVVLIREGEDSSDRAELRSIVQRIFQSLRENLD, encoded by the coding sequence ATGAATACGCAACAATTTGCCCAATTGGTTCCTATTCCCCCAAGTATCCAAGAACAGATTATGAAGCTTGGTTCCCAGGTACAGCCGGAACGCGCTACGGAGGTTTGTCGGCGTGCCATTGCGGTTTGGGTGGTTTCTCGCTATCTGAATCGTTTTGGTTACGGTTGCGATTACCAGCAAAGCAGTTGTTGGAATGTGGTTACGGCTTTGCTGACGGATTTGGCGGATTTGGAGGTTTTTGAGGGCGATCGCTTTTTGGGTATGGTAGAATGCATTCCTATGGCTAGCGATGCGGAAACCTTAGAAATTCCGGAACAGGCGGTCATGAGCGATCGCATTGCCTACATTGCTGTAGAAACGAATGCGGACAATACGTGGGGAGCCATTTTGGGATTTACGCCGGCTTTGGAGGTGGAGTTCCCGGATTTGAGCATTCCTCGCGAAGACCTTCTGTCGGAAGAGAAGCTATTGGATTTGCTGGAAATGGCGGATCCTCTGGCAGAAGAATCGCTATTTTCGGAGTTAAAATCCTATTGGCATCGTTGGGATGAAGAGCAGCGTTTGGCGATTGTGGCTCAGTTAGAACGAGCTTTGCTTTTGGAGTCGGATGAGAGTTTCCAGGTGGAATCGGCTGCCCAAGAGTTGGAGTCTTTGCTTGCCCAATCTGCGGAAACGGAGGAGAAAGAAGAGGTAGTTTTGATTCGGGAAGGTGAAGACAGTAGCGATCGCGCCGAGTTGCGATCGATTGTACAACGTATTTTCCAATCTTTGCGAGAAAATTTAGATTGA